A region of the Oncorhynchus gorbuscha isolate QuinsamMale2020 ecotype Even-year linkage group LG02, OgorEven_v1.0, whole genome shotgun sequence genome:
GTTGCAGGATGCTCTTTGTAGTTTTACAGGGGAGTATATTTGCGTGATGGCAGCTGTGTGTCTTTTCCCTTGAACTGTTTTGTGCGAGGATAATTATGTTATTGCACACAGGCTCTAGACTTGACTGAGGGCACTGCACCCAGAGTTATCTGAGGGCACCCGGTTTAACCAGAGCGTTGGTCTGCTAGTAATGCTTGATATTGGACTATTTATATAACAAAACCCAATGAATATAGTTAGTCACAAATGTTTGATCTTGAACAgaacttacaacatcaatcaacatctcTCAATCAATATTGTACCTCCAGAAGTACAGAAAAGAGTGGGAGTCTGTACCTGAAAAACTGTCAAATCAATTTGAGTAACGTTATTGTGTATTCTACGTAATGACGCAGTTTTACGTTATCACGCAATGATATCACAACATCATTTAGCAACAAATCAACCTTCCTCTAGCAACTTTACCCTGAAAATTAGTTTGCAACACTGCAACCAACTCCTATTCCTGCCTCTAGGCAAAAATCTAACCCCTATTCAGACTGAGTTCTGCTTGAATTCGTAAGAGTGAAACCAAACTTTCcaactttctcttctctttcggCTTCCTCTTTATGAAATGTCCAAAATGTAAAAGTACCATGTACTTCAATAAATATATAACGTATGTCAGTCAATCTATCGCAATTATCTCTCCGCTATTATGTAGAATTCATTAGACCTGGGTAACTGTCTCTCCTATGATTCAGTCATTTAAATACGACTCTATTCCCAATACGTTATTCCAGCGGTCCATTTAGGCAAGACAACGCATTCCATTGAAATCACCCCTCTATTATTTTGAATGGATTAGTCTTTCAATTTAACCTAAACAAGCTATTAAAACGTTCAGTTTATATCCTAAACAAACACTACACTAACTAACAGTATCTCTCCCGGCAAAACATATCAGTATTTGGATTACAATCAGAATGAATTTTAGTCTATCAGTGCCAAGGCTGAGATACGAACCCGAGTCTCCCGCGTTGGGAGAAAATAGTCATAATTTAAAGGTCCACGctattcgtttcccctgctggtcttaggttcttctccttactctctctcccttagttCTCTCTCTTGACCCTTGTCACTCTCGCTATCGCCTACTCAGAATTTAGGAATAATTACTATTATGACTTTTGATAAGTTATTAGGTCTCAAACACACATAGTTTTGCACCCTGCTGATATCCTTCTTGTAACTTTCTCAATAAGGTTTTGCCAAATTCTGTCCTGGGGTCCCGTCACCTTTTCTTTTAAAATCTTACTTTACTTTATTTCGCCTTCTATATTACGTTTTCCAGATACCTAATCTGTATAAATGAAAAATCTGGAATGGCCATATTCTGTAATGGCCCCAGTGtaaaggtaatagggtgccattttggacataaCCATATTTTGTTGAATGTTGTGTATCCTTTGAACTTGTGTGATATtaatactgtgtctgtgtgctggctgtgtctccctcccAGGCCTCATCCTGCTCTTCTACCTAGTGTTCTACATCTTCCTAGCAGGCATGTTCTGCCTCACCATGTATGTCATGCTGCAGACCTTGGATGACTACAAACCCACCTGGCAAGACAGGCTTAGCACACCAGGTATTATACACTAATACACCAATACCACAATTTAAGAGGTTTTGATACACTTAAACCTCACATTACAAACCAACATTTTTACAATTGCTACTGTATAGTCGTGAACACCCCAGACAATCACACATTGTATTGTAAACATATGATGAAGGCTAAAATCCCTCccgctcctctttctctcttttcaccAGGCATGATGATCAGACCCAGGGGAGACACCATGGAGATCAACACCCACAACACTGAGAGCTGGGACATGTATACCAAGACCCTGGACAACTTCCTCTCTTgtgagtctgcctgtctgcctgtctgcctgtctgcctgtctgtcctgtctgtctgtctgtctgtctgtctgtctgtctgtctgtctgtctgtctgtctgtctgtctgtctgtctgtctgtctgtctgtctgtctgtctgtctgtctgtctgtctgtctgtctgtctgtctgtctgtctgtctgtctgtctgtctgtctgtctgtctgcctgcctgcctgcctgcctgcctgcctgcctgcctgcctgcctgcctgcctgcctgcctgcctgcctgcctgcctgcctgtctgtctgtctgtctgtctgtctgtctgtctgtctgtctgtctgtctgtctctctaatgtAATTTCCATTGGGGAAAACAACATGTTAAACTGTATTTCTCTCCCATCCAGCCTACAACAACTCTCTGCAGGCTGAAAAGAATGACAAGTGCCCACCAGACCAGTATTTTATTCAGGCAGACAGCGGTGATGTGAAGAACAACCCCAAGCGCTCCTGCCAGTTCAACCGATCCCTTCTACAAGAATGCTCTGGCCTCAATGACCCTACCTATGGATACCAGGCTGGCAAGCCATGCATCATCATCAAGCTGAACCGGGTATGGTAGAAGCAGGGGGGGGTTGCTTGGCGACATaagggagaggggaatggagcAGGAAATGGTTGGGAGCCTGGAGGTGATCATACCAATTAAATGCAAACAACTTTGGAAAAGTTTAGAAttgtttgttttattgttttcAGAATCACAACATTTCTCAGTTGAATGGATCTGCTTTAGGGAGGAATGAAGTGGGGATGGTGGTGGAACTGCCAGGATAACACAGGTCTGTCTGTATTCTAGGTCATTGGGATGTTGCCAGGAAAGGATGGCCAGGCTCCATTTGTCACTTGTGGAGCGAAGGTgagcctctctcactctttcagtCCCCCCCTCTCAGAATTAACCTATCCGGTatcttttaaaatatatatatatatattttacatttatttaaccaagtagacCAGTTGAgtgcaagttctcatttacaactgttacctggccaagataaagcaaagcagtgcgacaaaaacaacaacacagaagttacacataaacaattgtacagtcaataacacaaaagaaaataAAGATTTTTCTAttcatgtacagtgtgtgcaaatgtagaatagtatggaggtaaggcaataaataggccctagaggcgaaaataatgacaatttagcatttatactggagtgatagatgtgcagatgatgatgtgcaagtagagatactggggtgcaaaagagcaagagggtaagcaataatatagggatgaggtagttgggtgtgctatttacagattgactgtgtacaggtacagttatcggtaagctgctctgacagctgatgcttaaaattagagagggagatataagactccagcttcagagatttttgcaattcgttccagtcattagcagcagagaactggaaggaaaggcggccaaagtaagtgttggctttgggtatGACCAGTgtaatatacctgctggagcgcatgctacaggtgggtgttgatatagtgaccagtgagctgagataagggggtgGGATTGGGCatgttgctgcagggggtgctgagatgttggccaaggttggggtagccaggtgaaaAGCATGGACAGCCGTGGAAAAATGGTTATTGAAATGATCAattatcatagatttatcggtggtgacagtgtttcctagcctcagtgcagtgggcagctgggagtaggtgctcttattctccatggactttatttAAGATGGAGCggaaagcacttttgaagagcaaccaggcatcctctaatgacgggatgaggtcaatatccttccaggatacccaggccaggtccattagaaaggcctgctcgctgaagtgttttagggagcgtttgacagtgatgaggggtggtcgtttgaccgcggacccagtatgcacgcaggcaa
Encoded here:
- the LOC124009792 gene encoding sodium/potassium-transporting ATPase subunit beta-2-like isoform X2 translates to MAKDAEKSTWKDTIWNPSTREFCGRTASSWGLILLFYLVFYIFLAGMFCLTMYVMLQTLDDYKPTWQDRLSTPGMMIRPRGDTMEINTHNTESWDMYTKTLDNFLSSYNNSLQAEKNDKCPPDQYFIQADSGDVKNNPKRSCQFNRSLLQECSGLNDPTYGYQAGKPCIIIKLNRVIGMLPGKDGQAPFVTCGAKNEDSDKIGEVEYYPENGAFNLMYYPYYGKKAQVNYSQPLVAIKFLNITLNEDINIECRIISNNIPPGSERDKFAGKVSFKLRINTNQ
- the LOC124009792 gene encoding sodium/potassium-transporting ATPase subunit beta-2-like isoform X1; its protein translation is MAKDAEKSTWKDTIWNPSTREFCGRTASSWGLILLFYLVFYIFLAGMFCLTMYVMLQTLDDYKPTWQDRLSTPGMMIRPRGDTMEINTHNTESWDMYTKTLDNFLSSYNNSLQAEKNDKCPPDQYFIQADSGDVKNNPKRSCQFNRSLLQECSGLNDPTYGYQAGKPCIIIKLNRVIGMLPGKDGQAPFVTCGAKRYKVGKDEWNEDSDKIGEVEYYPENGAFNLMYYPYYGKKAQVNYSQPLVAIKFLNITLNEDINIECRIISNNIPPGSERDKFAGKVSFKLRINTNQ